A DNA window from Pleuronectes platessa chromosome 19, fPlePla1.1, whole genome shotgun sequence contains the following coding sequences:
- the golga2 gene encoding golgin subfamily A member 2 isoform X2 → MADQSRQIKLAAAKKKLKEFQQKSSPASGGGEKGGGGGGGGGSGAKKKRKGKGLNQYDAPTTDRNSPINDYPDTNGNESLTEENRPLSSTESLRQLSQQLNGLVSESSAAYQNGDGAPVLNEREMESRNQELAAALESSNLTNSQLNIQLDQLAKQSQELTDQLQKERKEFEQRCSKEQGAMREQLQVHIQTIGILVSEKSELQTALQYTQHAARQKTGEAEELNSRLQSTKQRVSELERTLSSVSAQQKQFEKHNKELEKERDNLRLEVFRLNNLSEESKQQSSELSERLKLTSQENGAMRLEVEDLRKRLEIGDLMMQQYSNQSDPSSANQQAQLLVEEREQLETQNHQLMESIGQLKTERDCYAEQIQEEGRVWKDKTEQLLTQVSLVAEERDRNINRVQELEASITELKNAAALLSQEREAQGNAEPPSLGPSENEVALQERLDRLQQEKEDLVEQYQAQLRDNKQLSRMCSEQETRLGEMEQQVESRTQEGEDRRRMLEDVQSDKATISRALTQNRTLKDQLAELQNGFVKLTNENMELTTAIQSEQHVKKELARRMGELQEGLHNVKEELELKNQETQSVMEQRDQVVAHLQQYCAGYQTLASEREQVHRQYLQQCQLMDRLQHDESQGRVQLEITHCQLKETQDHLEQLVRDNEQLKSDVKELLHSSALATSPRDQGDGVESQSLQESPKMSSSIVIPEDFESQKEMEEFIRGALVHLEEERDEARRLLEEEHRLHMAARHQAAVALSLEHQHHSHETAHDHNHEHDHTHSQHGHCEHSHEHSEGGVPVEVHQALQVAMEKLQHRFTTLMQEKVDLKERVEELEHRCIQLSGETDTIGEYIALYQNQRAIMKQKHQEKEHYISMLAQDKEEMKVKLVELQDLVMRLVAERNDWYSRYAEAVAGTSRVNPDLLPVGEDHTHPEHHGHTDMEIDAVSGAEAIEVIPLSESTTGLEAPSSQALSTRAAQTDSKPLGPNEDGTAQQIMQLLQEIQNPQGALRSPPFLGENPCIPFFYRPDEQDEVKILVV, encoded by the exons atggCCGACCAGAGCAGACAAATCAAACTCGCTGCAGCCaagaaaaag CTGAAGGAGTTTCAGCAGAAGAGCTCCCCTGctagtggaggaggagagaagggtggaggaggaggaggaggcggcggatCAGGggccaagaagaagaggaaggggaaGGGACTGAACCAGTATGATGCACCTACAACAGATAGAAACTCCCCAATCAAC gactATCCTGATACCAATGGCAATGAGAGTTTAACAGAGGAAAATAG ACCACTGTCTTCCACAGAGAGCCTGCGGCAGCTCTCACAGCAACTGAACGGCCTGGTCTCTGAG TCATCTGCTGCGTATCAGAATGGAGATGGTGCACCCGTTCTCAatgagagagaaatggag AGTCGGAACCAGGAGCTGGCAGCCGCCCTGGAGTCCAGCAACCTAACAAACTCTCAGCTCAATATCCAGCTAGACCAGCTG GCAAAGCAATCTCAGGAGCTCACAGATCAGCTACAAAAG GAGCGAAAAGAATTTGAGCAGAGATGTTCCAAAGAGCAGGGAGCCATGCGCGAACAACTGCAG GTTCACATCCAGACTATTGGAATACTGGTATCAGAGAAATCAGAGCTACAAACAGCACTACAATACACACAGCACGCTGCACGGCAGAAAACag gggaggcagaggagttgAACAGCCGTCTGCAGTCAACAAAGCAGAGAGTGTCAGAGTTGGAGCGaaccctctcttctgtctcagCACAACAGAAACAGTTTGAAAAG CACAATAAAGAACTTGAAAAGGAGAGAGACAACCTGAGACTAGAGGTGTTTAGATTAAA CAATTTGAGTGAGGAGTCAAAGCAGCAGAGCTCCGAGCTGTCTGAGAGGCTGAAACTGACGTCACAAGAGAATGGAgcgatgaggctggaggtggaAGATCTTCGCAAGAGGCTCGAGATTGGTGACCTCATGATGCAACAG tACTCCAATCAGTCAGATCCCAGCAGTGCCAACCAGCAGGCGCAGTTACtggtggaagagagagagcagctggagACTCAAAATCACCAG CTGATGGAGTCGATTGGTCAGctgaagacagagagggacTGTTATGCAGAGCAGATCCAAGAAGAGGGCCGTGTATGGAAGGACAAAACAGAACAGCTCCTAACACAG GTGTCATTGGTtgcagaggagagggacagaaaCATCAACCGAGTCCAAGAGTTGGAGGCCAGCATCACAGAGCTAAAAAACGCTGCAG CGTTACTGTCCCAAGAGAGAGAGGCTCAGGGTAATGCAGAGCCTCCGTCCCTGGGACCATCAGAGAATGAGGTGGCTCTGCAAGAGCGCCTCGACAGACTACAACAAGAGAAAGAAGACCTGGTTGAACAGTATCAGGCTCAG CTGAGAGACAACAAGCAGCTGAGCCGCATGTGTTCTGAGCAGGAGACGCGTctgggagagatggagcagcagGTGGAGAGCCGCACCCAGGAGGGAGAGGACCGTCGCCGCATGTTGGAGGATGTTCAGTCAGACAAGGCCACTATTAGCCGCGCCCTCACCCAGAACCGGACACTGAAGGACCAGCTGGCTGAGCTTCAGAACGGTTTTGTCAAACTG ACTAATGAGAACATGGAGCTGACCACTGCCATCCAGTCAGAGCAACACGTGAAAAAGGAGCTGGCTCGCAGGATGGGTGAACTGCAAGAGGGACTGCACAATGTCAAGGAGGAG ctggaATTGAAAAATCAAGAGACTCAGAGTGTGATGGAGCAGAGGGACCAGGTGGTGGCTCACCTGCAGCAGTACTGTGCCGGCTACCAGACCCTGGCCTCTGAGAGAGAACAGGTCCACCGACAGTATCTGCAGCAGTGCCAGCTTATGGACCGGCTGCAGCACGATGAAAGCCAGGGCCGTGTGCAGCTGGAGATCACTCACTGTCAGCTCAAAGAAACGCAG GACCATTTGGAACAGTTGGTCAGAGACAATGAGCAGCTGAAGTCTGACGTGAAGGAACTTCTCCACAGCTCAGCTCTTGCAACGTCACCGAGAGACCAAG GGGATGGAGTGGAAAGCCAGTCCCTGCAGGAGAGTCCAAAGATGTCCTCCTCCATAGTTATCCCAGAAGACTTCGAAAGCCAGAAAGAAATG GAGGAGTTCATCCGTGGAGCTCTGGTTCActtggaggaagagagggacgaggcCAGGAGGCTACTGGAGGAGGAGCACCGGCTCCACATGGCAGCCCGGCACCAGGCCGCTGTGGCCCTCAGCCTTGAACACCAACACCACAGCCACGAAACTGCTCATGACCATAATCATGAGCACGATCACACTCACAGCCAACACGGTCACTGTGAACACAGTCACGAGCATTCAG AAGGAGGAGTTCCAGTTGAAGTTCATCAGGCCCTGCAGGTTGCCATGGAGAAGCTTCAGCATCGTTTCACGACCCTCATGCAAGAGAAGGTGGACCTGAAGGAgcgggtggaggagctggagcatcGCTGCATCCAGTTGTCTGGAGAGACCGACACCATAG GGGAGTACATAGCCCTGTACCAGAATCAGCGAGCCATCATGAAGCAGAAACACCAGGAGAAGGAGCATTACATCAGCATGTTGGCCCAGGACAAGGAAGAGATGAAG GTGaagctggtggagctgcaggatcTGGTGATGAGGTTGGTGGCGGAACGGAATGATTGGTATAGCCGCTACGCCGAAGCTGTAGCTGGCACAAGCAGGGTGAACCCCGACCTGCTTCCTGTTGGGGAAGATCACACTCATCCAGAGCACCATGGGCACACAGACATGGAGATTGATGCCGTCAGTGGAGCAG
- the golga2 gene encoding golgin subfamily A member 2 isoform X3, whose protein sequence is MADQSRQIKLAAAKKKLKEFQQKSSPASGGGEKGGGGGGGGGSGAKKKRKGKGLNQYDAPTTDRNSPINFDSILKVFNQSNGVALPLNGRSQDYPDTNGNESLTEENRPLSSTESLRQLSQQLNGLVSESSAAYQNGDGAPVLNEREMESRNQELAAALESSNLTNSQLNIQLDQLAKQSQELTDQLQKERKEFEQRCSKEQGAMREQLQVHIQTIGILVSEKSELQTALQYTQHAARQKTGEAEELNSRLQSTKQRVSELERTLSSVSAQQKQFEKHNKELEKERDNLRLEVFRLNNLSEESKQQSSELSERLKLTSQENGAMRLEVEDLRKRLEIGDLMMQQYSNQSDPSSANQQAQLLVEEREQLETQNHQLMESIGQLKTERDCYAEQIQEEGRVWKDKTEQLLTQVSLVAEERDRNINRVQELEASITELKNAAALLSQEREAQGNAEPPSLGPSENEVALQERLDRLQQEKEDLVEQYQAQLRDNKQLSRMCSEQETRLGEMEQQVESRTQEGEDRRRMLEDVQSDKATISRALTQNRTLKDQLAELQNGFVKLTNENMELTTAIQSEQHVKKELARRMGELQEGLHNVKEELELKNQETQSVMEQRDQVVAHLQQYCAGYQTLASEREQVHRQYLQQCQLMDRLQHDESQGRVQLEITHCQLKETQDHLEQLVRDNEQLKSDVKELLHSSALATSPRDQGDGVESQSLQESPKMSSSIVIPEDFESQKEMEEFIRGALVHLEEERDEARRLLEEEHRLHMAARHQAAVALSLEHQHHSHETAHDHNHEHDHTHSQHGHCEHSHEHSEGGVPVEVHQALQVAMEKLQHRFTTLMQEKVDLKERVEELEHRCIQLSGETDTIGEYIALYQNQRAIMKQKHQEKEHYISMLAQDKEEMKVKLVELQDLVMRLVAERNDWYSRYAEAVAGTSRVNPDLLPVGEDHTHPEHHGHTDMEIDAVSGAEAIEVIPLSESTTGLEAPSSQALSTRAAQTDSKPLGPNEDGTAQQIMQLLQEIQNPQGALRSPPFLGENPCIPFFYRPDEQDEVKILVV, encoded by the exons atggCCGACCAGAGCAGACAAATCAAACTCGCTGCAGCCaagaaaaag CTGAAGGAGTTTCAGCAGAAGAGCTCCCCTGctagtggaggaggagagaagggtggaggaggaggaggaggcggcggatCAGGggccaagaagaagaggaaggggaaGGGACTGAACCAGTATGATGCACCTACAACAGATAGAAACTCCCCAATCAAC TTTGACAGTATTCTCAAAGTATTTAATCAAAGCAATGGAGTAGCCCTACCTCTTAATGGCAGAAGTCAG gactATCCTGATACCAATGGCAATGAGAGTTTAACAGAGGAAAATAG ACCACTGTCTTCCACAGAGAGCCTGCGGCAGCTCTCACAGCAACTGAACGGCCTGGTCTCTGAG TCATCTGCTGCGTATCAGAATGGAGATGGTGCACCCGTTCTCAatgagagagaaatggag AGTCGGAACCAGGAGCTGGCAGCCGCCCTGGAGTCCAGCAACCTAACAAACTCTCAGCTCAATATCCAGCTAGACCAGCTG GCAAAGCAATCTCAGGAGCTCACAGATCAGCTACAAAAG GAGCGAAAAGAATTTGAGCAGAGATGTTCCAAAGAGCAGGGAGCCATGCGCGAACAACTGCAG GTTCACATCCAGACTATTGGAATACTGGTATCAGAGAAATCAGAGCTACAAACAGCACTACAATACACACAGCACGCTGCACGGCAGAAAACag gggaggcagaggagttgAACAGCCGTCTGCAGTCAACAAAGCAGAGAGTGTCAGAGTTGGAGCGaaccctctcttctgtctcagCACAACAGAAACAGTTTGAAAAG CACAATAAAGAACTTGAAAAGGAGAGAGACAACCTGAGACTAGAGGTGTTTAGATTAAA CAATTTGAGTGAGGAGTCAAAGCAGCAGAGCTCCGAGCTGTCTGAGAGGCTGAAACTGACGTCACAAGAGAATGGAgcgatgaggctggaggtggaAGATCTTCGCAAGAGGCTCGAGATTGGTGACCTCATGATGCAACAG tACTCCAATCAGTCAGATCCCAGCAGTGCCAACCAGCAGGCGCAGTTACtggtggaagagagagagcagctggagACTCAAAATCACCAG CTGATGGAGTCGATTGGTCAGctgaagacagagagggacTGTTATGCAGAGCAGATCCAAGAAGAGGGCCGTGTATGGAAGGACAAAACAGAACAGCTCCTAACACAG GTGTCATTGGTtgcagaggagagggacagaaaCATCAACCGAGTCCAAGAGTTGGAGGCCAGCATCACAGAGCTAAAAAACGCTGCAG CGTTACTGTCCCAAGAGAGAGAGGCTCAGGGTAATGCAGAGCCTCCGTCCCTGGGACCATCAGAGAATGAGGTGGCTCTGCAAGAGCGCCTCGACAGACTACAACAAGAGAAAGAAGACCTGGTTGAACAGTATCAGGCTCAG CTGAGAGACAACAAGCAGCTGAGCCGCATGTGTTCTGAGCAGGAGACGCGTctgggagagatggagcagcagGTGGAGAGCCGCACCCAGGAGGGAGAGGACCGTCGCCGCATGTTGGAGGATGTTCAGTCAGACAAGGCCACTATTAGCCGCGCCCTCACCCAGAACCGGACACTGAAGGACCAGCTGGCTGAGCTTCAGAACGGTTTTGTCAAACTG ACTAATGAGAACATGGAGCTGACCACTGCCATCCAGTCAGAGCAACACGTGAAAAAGGAGCTGGCTCGCAGGATGGGTGAACTGCAAGAGGGACTGCACAATGTCAAGGAGGAG ctggaATTGAAAAATCAAGAGACTCAGAGTGTGATGGAGCAGAGGGACCAGGTGGTGGCTCACCTGCAGCAGTACTGTGCCGGCTACCAGACCCTGGCCTCTGAGAGAGAACAGGTCCACCGACAGTATCTGCAGCAGTGCCAGCTTATGGACCGGCTGCAGCACGATGAAAGCCAGGGCCGTGTGCAGCTGGAGATCACTCACTGTCAGCTCAAAGAAACGCAG GACCATTTGGAACAGTTGGTCAGAGACAATGAGCAGCTGAAGTCTGACGTGAAGGAACTTCTCCACAGCTCAGCTCTTGCAACGTCACCGAGAGACCAAG GGGATGGAGTGGAAAGCCAGTCCCTGCAGGAGAGTCCAAAGATGTCCTCCTCCATAGTTATCCCAGAAGACTTCGAAAGCCAGAAAGAAATG GAGGAGTTCATCCGTGGAGCTCTGGTTCActtggaggaagagagggacgaggcCAGGAGGCTACTGGAGGAGGAGCACCGGCTCCACATGGCAGCCCGGCACCAGGCCGCTGTGGCCCTCAGCCTTGAACACCAACACCACAGCCACGAAACTGCTCATGACCATAATCATGAGCACGATCACACTCACAGCCAACACGGTCACTGTGAACACAGTCACGAGCATTCAG AAGGAGGAGTTCCAGTTGAAGTTCATCAGGCCCTGCAGGTTGCCATGGAGAAGCTTCAGCATCGTTTCACGACCCTCATGCAAGAGAAGGTGGACCTGAAGGAgcgggtggaggagctggagcatcGCTGCATCCAGTTGTCTGGAGAGACCGACACCATAG GGGAGTACATAGCCCTGTACCAGAATCAGCGAGCCATCATGAAGCAGAAACACCAGGAGAAGGAGCATTACATCAGCATGTTGGCCCAGGACAAGGAAGAGATGAAG GTGaagctggtggagctgcaggatcTGGTGATGAGGTTGGTGGCGGAACGGAATGATTGGTATAGCCGCTACGCCGAAGCTGTAGCTGGCACAAGCAGGGTGAACCCCGACCTGCTTCCTGTTGGGGAAGATCACACTCATCCAGAGCACCATGGGCACACAGACATGGAGATTGATGCCGTCAGTGGAGCAG
- the golga2 gene encoding golgin subfamily A member 2 isoform X1: MADQSRQIKLAAAKKKLKEFQQKSSPASGGGEKGGGGGGGGGSGAKKKRKGKGLNQYDAPTTDRNSPINTFADVEPMGSSVPQLLEDPGADPGRGSPESNAAVPNTTNNPEFVAHNAALQDYPDTNGNESLTEENRPLSSTESLRQLSQQLNGLVSESSAAYQNGDGAPVLNEREMESRNQELAAALESSNLTNSQLNIQLDQLAKQSQELTDQLQKERKEFEQRCSKEQGAMREQLQVHIQTIGILVSEKSELQTALQYTQHAARQKTGEAEELNSRLQSTKQRVSELERTLSSVSAQQKQFEKHNKELEKERDNLRLEVFRLNNLSEESKQQSSELSERLKLTSQENGAMRLEVEDLRKRLEIGDLMMQQYSNQSDPSSANQQAQLLVEEREQLETQNHQLMESIGQLKTERDCYAEQIQEEGRVWKDKTEQLLTQVSLVAEERDRNINRVQELEASITELKNAAALLSQEREAQGNAEPPSLGPSENEVALQERLDRLQQEKEDLVEQYQAQLRDNKQLSRMCSEQETRLGEMEQQVESRTQEGEDRRRMLEDVQSDKATISRALTQNRTLKDQLAELQNGFVKLTNENMELTTAIQSEQHVKKELARRMGELQEGLHNVKEELELKNQETQSVMEQRDQVVAHLQQYCAGYQTLASEREQVHRQYLQQCQLMDRLQHDESQGRVQLEITHCQLKETQDHLEQLVRDNEQLKSDVKELLHSSALATSPRDQGDGVESQSLQESPKMSSSIVIPEDFESQKEMEEFIRGALVHLEEERDEARRLLEEEHRLHMAARHQAAVALSLEHQHHSHETAHDHNHEHDHTHSQHGHCEHSHEHSEGGVPVEVHQALQVAMEKLQHRFTTLMQEKVDLKERVEELEHRCIQLSGETDTIGEYIALYQNQRAIMKQKHQEKEHYISMLAQDKEEMKVKLVELQDLVMRLVAERNDWYSRYAEAVAGTSRVNPDLLPVGEDHTHPEHHGHTDMEIDAVSGAEAIEVIPLSESTTGLEAPSSQALSTRAAQTDSKPLGPNEDGTAQQIMQLLQEIQNPQGALRSPPFLGENPCIPFFYRPDEQDEVKILVV, from the exons atggCCGACCAGAGCAGACAAATCAAACTCGCTGCAGCCaagaaaaag CTGAAGGAGTTTCAGCAGAAGAGCTCCCCTGctagtggaggaggagagaagggtggaggaggaggaggaggcggcggatCAGGggccaagaagaagaggaaggggaaGGGACTGAACCAGTATGATGCACCTACAACAGATAGAAACTCCCCAATCAAC ACCTTTGCTGACGTGGAGCCCATGGGGTCTTCAGTTCCCCAGCTGCTGGAGGACCCAGGGGCCGATCCTGGCCGTGGCTCACCTGAGTCTAACGCTGCTGTGCCTAACACTACTAATAACCCTGAGTTTGTCGCTCACAACGCTGCCCTGCAG gactATCCTGATACCAATGGCAATGAGAGTTTAACAGAGGAAAATAG ACCACTGTCTTCCACAGAGAGCCTGCGGCAGCTCTCACAGCAACTGAACGGCCTGGTCTCTGAG TCATCTGCTGCGTATCAGAATGGAGATGGTGCACCCGTTCTCAatgagagagaaatggag AGTCGGAACCAGGAGCTGGCAGCCGCCCTGGAGTCCAGCAACCTAACAAACTCTCAGCTCAATATCCAGCTAGACCAGCTG GCAAAGCAATCTCAGGAGCTCACAGATCAGCTACAAAAG GAGCGAAAAGAATTTGAGCAGAGATGTTCCAAAGAGCAGGGAGCCATGCGCGAACAACTGCAG GTTCACATCCAGACTATTGGAATACTGGTATCAGAGAAATCAGAGCTACAAACAGCACTACAATACACACAGCACGCTGCACGGCAGAAAACag gggaggcagaggagttgAACAGCCGTCTGCAGTCAACAAAGCAGAGAGTGTCAGAGTTGGAGCGaaccctctcttctgtctcagCACAACAGAAACAGTTTGAAAAG CACAATAAAGAACTTGAAAAGGAGAGAGACAACCTGAGACTAGAGGTGTTTAGATTAAA CAATTTGAGTGAGGAGTCAAAGCAGCAGAGCTCCGAGCTGTCTGAGAGGCTGAAACTGACGTCACAAGAGAATGGAgcgatgaggctggaggtggaAGATCTTCGCAAGAGGCTCGAGATTGGTGACCTCATGATGCAACAG tACTCCAATCAGTCAGATCCCAGCAGTGCCAACCAGCAGGCGCAGTTACtggtggaagagagagagcagctggagACTCAAAATCACCAG CTGATGGAGTCGATTGGTCAGctgaagacagagagggacTGTTATGCAGAGCAGATCCAAGAAGAGGGCCGTGTATGGAAGGACAAAACAGAACAGCTCCTAACACAG GTGTCATTGGTtgcagaggagagggacagaaaCATCAACCGAGTCCAAGAGTTGGAGGCCAGCATCACAGAGCTAAAAAACGCTGCAG CGTTACTGTCCCAAGAGAGAGAGGCTCAGGGTAATGCAGAGCCTCCGTCCCTGGGACCATCAGAGAATGAGGTGGCTCTGCAAGAGCGCCTCGACAGACTACAACAAGAGAAAGAAGACCTGGTTGAACAGTATCAGGCTCAG CTGAGAGACAACAAGCAGCTGAGCCGCATGTGTTCTGAGCAGGAGACGCGTctgggagagatggagcagcagGTGGAGAGCCGCACCCAGGAGGGAGAGGACCGTCGCCGCATGTTGGAGGATGTTCAGTCAGACAAGGCCACTATTAGCCGCGCCCTCACCCAGAACCGGACACTGAAGGACCAGCTGGCTGAGCTTCAGAACGGTTTTGTCAAACTG ACTAATGAGAACATGGAGCTGACCACTGCCATCCAGTCAGAGCAACACGTGAAAAAGGAGCTGGCTCGCAGGATGGGTGAACTGCAAGAGGGACTGCACAATGTCAAGGAGGAG ctggaATTGAAAAATCAAGAGACTCAGAGTGTGATGGAGCAGAGGGACCAGGTGGTGGCTCACCTGCAGCAGTACTGTGCCGGCTACCAGACCCTGGCCTCTGAGAGAGAACAGGTCCACCGACAGTATCTGCAGCAGTGCCAGCTTATGGACCGGCTGCAGCACGATGAAAGCCAGGGCCGTGTGCAGCTGGAGATCACTCACTGTCAGCTCAAAGAAACGCAG GACCATTTGGAACAGTTGGTCAGAGACAATGAGCAGCTGAAGTCTGACGTGAAGGAACTTCTCCACAGCTCAGCTCTTGCAACGTCACCGAGAGACCAAG GGGATGGAGTGGAAAGCCAGTCCCTGCAGGAGAGTCCAAAGATGTCCTCCTCCATAGTTATCCCAGAAGACTTCGAAAGCCAGAAAGAAATG GAGGAGTTCATCCGTGGAGCTCTGGTTCActtggaggaagagagggacgaggcCAGGAGGCTACTGGAGGAGGAGCACCGGCTCCACATGGCAGCCCGGCACCAGGCCGCTGTGGCCCTCAGCCTTGAACACCAACACCACAGCCACGAAACTGCTCATGACCATAATCATGAGCACGATCACACTCACAGCCAACACGGTCACTGTGAACACAGTCACGAGCATTCAG AAGGAGGAGTTCCAGTTGAAGTTCATCAGGCCCTGCAGGTTGCCATGGAGAAGCTTCAGCATCGTTTCACGACCCTCATGCAAGAGAAGGTGGACCTGAAGGAgcgggtggaggagctggagcatcGCTGCATCCAGTTGTCTGGAGAGACCGACACCATAG GGGAGTACATAGCCCTGTACCAGAATCAGCGAGCCATCATGAAGCAGAAACACCAGGAGAAGGAGCATTACATCAGCATGTTGGCCCAGGACAAGGAAGAGATGAAG GTGaagctggtggagctgcaggatcTGGTGATGAGGTTGGTGGCGGAACGGAATGATTGGTATAGCCGCTACGCCGAAGCTGTAGCTGGCACAAGCAGGGTGAACCCCGACCTGCTTCCTGTTGGGGAAGATCACACTCATCCAGAGCACCATGGGCACACAGACATGGAGATTGATGCCGTCAGTGGAGCAG